The nucleotide sequence CTCGACCTACGGCTCGCGGATTACTTATACCGCCTGCTCGCCCTCGAGCCTTTCCGGAGCGCCGTTCGCAACGAGAACACCGCCCGCACCCTCGCGATCTTCTCGCAGCTCCTGAACGTCTTCCAGACCTACTACCACTACACGGTCATCACGCACCGCAACCGCGAGGCGCTCCGCCTGCACTTCTTCAACAGCTTCCTGCGCCTGCTCTACGACGGCGGTATCAACGAGTACGAGGACCCGGACCAGCCCTTACCCAAGGGGCACGTCCAGGTCATGACCATCCACCAGGCCAAGGGACTCGAGTTCCCGGTGGTCGTGGTCGGTTCGCTCTCCAACCAGCTGTCGAGCCCGAAGCAGGTGGACCGCGATCTCGGGCCCTTCTACCATCGGCCCCCCTTCGAGCCCGCGAGCCGCATCACGCTCTTCGACCGGATGCGCCTGCACTATGTCGCCTTCTCGCGCCCCCAGAAGCTGCTCGTGCTCACGGCGCACGAGAAGCCGAAGGACCACTTCGCGCCGATCTGGGAGGGACTTCCTCAGTGGCCCTACGTCCAAAAGGAGCTGCTGGCGGCGCAGCGCTTCGAAGCGCGGGAGCGGATGCCGGTGAAGAAGAGCTACAGCTTCACCGGTGACCTCAAGATCTACGAGACCTGCCCGCGCCAGTACCAGTTCTTCCGGGAGTACGACTTCACGCCCTCGCGCTCCGCGGTGATCTTCTTCGGCCTGCTCGTCCACCAGGCGATCGAGGAGATCCACCGCATCGCTCTCGACGGCAGGCTCGACACCCTGGACGAGCACCGGATCCGGGAGCTCTTCGACCGGACCTTTCGCTTCCTCGCTCTTACCGATGTCCGCCCGATCGGCGACGCGGCGAGGGCGGCCGCGTTCGAGCAGGTCATGAACTACTTCCGCCAGAACCAGGACGTGATGCGCCGGGTGGTCCAGACCGAGGTGGACGTGTCGCTGGAGAAAGAGGGCTACATCCTGCAGGGCAAGGTGGACCTCCTGCTCGGCGGCGACGGCAAGCTCGAGCTCCTCGACTTCAAGACCTCGCCGCGGCCGAAGGACAGTCCCGAGCTCATCGCCGCCTACGAGCGGCAGCTCTGCACCTACGCGCACATCCTGGAACGGCGCCACGGCCGGCGGGTGGACCGGCTGCTTTTGTACTGGACGTCGGAACCGCGCAAGGAGGATGCGCTCATGGTCCTGCCCTACGACCCGGCGCGGGTCGAGGAGGCGGGGCGGCACTTCGACGAGGTGGTGCGACGGATCCAGGCCCGCGAGTTCGCGGTGACGACGCCGCCGGAGGCGGCGATCTGTCAAGAGTGTGACCTCCGGATGCTCTGCCGGAGCGAGAACATCATCATCGGCAGCGACTGAGGAGGGCAGGCGTGGCGAAGATCGAGATCACGAAGACCGAGCTGGTCTGGCCGGGCAAGTACAACGAAGACGGCACCCTCAAGGAGGTGCCGCGGGTGAGCCTCCCCTTCCAGGTCATCGAGCGGGTGAACGAGAGCCGGGCCACCCGCGAGTCGAAGAAGGGCGGCGTCCAGCAGACGCTTTTCGACGTGTGGGAAGGCAAAGAGGGCGAGACCTTCGAGGAGGGCTGGCGCAACAAGCTGATCTGGGGCGACAACCTGCTGGTGATGGGCTCGCTGCTTGAGAAGTTCGCGGGCAAGATCGACCTCATCTACATTGATCCGCCGTTCGCGACGGGCGCGGACTTTTCCTTCACTGCCCCTATCGGTGAGGAAGGGGAGGAGGTTTACAAAGAACAGTCGGTGCTGGAGGAGAAGGCGTACCGGGATACGTGGGGGCGGGGCATACAATCCTACCTCTCGACGATTTATGACCGCCTTGTGGTTATGAGGGAACTCCTATCTGAACATGGGACGATCTACGTGCATTTGGGCTACAAGATCATGCACTACGTGAAGTTGATGATGGATGAGATCTTTGGGACCGAGAATTTTGTAAATCAGATTATTTGGTTCTATCCAGACACCCCAGGAAGGACAGAGAAACGTTTTAATGCAAAACATGACGTAATCTTGTGCTACAGCAATACAACCAATTACGCATTTTACGCAAACAGTGTGCGAGAAGAAATTCTTCTAGAAAGTAAGGAGCGATATAAAAGCCCCAGGGTATTAGGTGGACGCTCTTATGTAGGTGGCAAATCTGCTGAGATTGGCAAAGTTCCAGAAGATGTATGGCGTATTCCTGCCGTAAAGGGGACTACTGTTGAACATATGGCCTTTCCCACCCAAAAACCCGAACGCCTCCTTGAGCGCATCATCCTCGCCTCCTCCAACCCCGGCGATCTGGTCGCCGACTTCTTCTGTGGCTCCGGCACCACGCTGGCGGTGGCCGAGAAGCTCGGCCGGCGCTGGATCGGCTGCGACCTCTCCCGCTGGGCGATCCACGTCACCCGCAAGCGCCTCCTCGACATACCGAACTGCAAGCCCTTCGAGGTCCTGAACCTCGGCAAGTACGAACGCCAGTACTGGCAGGGCGTGACGTTCGGAGACAAGAAGGACAAGTCGGTCGCGGAGCGTGCCCTCTACGAGTACCTGGCCTTCATCCTCAAGCTTTACGGCGCCCAGCCGGTGGCAGGCATGGCGCACCTGCATGGGAAGAAGGGCAAGGCCATGGTTCACATCGGGGCGGTGGACGCGCCGGTGACGATCGACGAGATCGAGCAGGCACTGAATGAGTGCGTCGCGCTGAAGCAGTCGGAGCTACACGTGCTTGGCTGGGAGTGGGAGATGGGCCTTGCGGGCCCCAACAACGACCGGCGCCGCGGCGGTGTAATGCACGAGGTTGCGAGGCAGAGGGGCGTGAAACTCCTCCTCCTCCAGATCCCGCGCGAGGTGATGGAGGAGCAGGCGGCGGCGAAGGGCGACGTCAAGTTCTTCGAGCTGGCGTACTTCGGCGTGGACATCCTGCGCCCGAAGCCGCGCACGGTGGCGATCAGGCTCACGGACTTCGCCTCGCCGAACATGGACGAGCTCATCCCCGAGGACATCCGGGCGAAGATCAAGAAGTGGTCGGACTACATCGACTACTGGGCGGTGGACTGGGACTTCCAGAACGACACCTTCATGCAGGGCTGGGTGGCCTACCGCACACGCAAGGAGCGCAAGCTCCCGCTCGCCTCCGACCCGCACACCTACGAGAAGCCGGGCACCTACCGTGTGCTCGTCAAGGTGGTCGACATCTTCGGCAACGACACCTCACAGGCCTACGACGTGGAGGTGACGTAGCCATGGCCAAGGCCGTCATCGCGTACGACAAGGACCTGCCGGAGATCCCGGGCCGCCGGCCATGGGAGAAGCCGACCCAGCACCTGATCAAGGACCCGGGTGCGCCGACCGGCTGGAGCGTCGCGGAGGGGCGGCGGCCGAGCCGGCTGCTGCTGGTCCCCAAGATCCGAGAGGCCGTGGACGCCTGGCGCGATGGGGGGTACCCGGGCGCATCGGAGGTCACCCGGCGGCTCTTCGAATACTGGTTCGAAGAAGACCACGAGGTTCCCGGCTTCAACGTCCCCTTCCGCTACTACTTCTGCCAGCGGGAGGCGATCGAGACCCTGGCTTGGCTGGTGGAGGTCGCGAACGCGCGTGACGCGCAGGAGCTGATTCGGTCCTACGCGACGACGTTCAAGAAGGACCTGCTGAGCGACAACATCACCTTCCAGACCACCATGGACGGTCGTCGGCAACTACGCCGCTACGTCCCGGAGCGTAACGCCGAAGGCGTGCAGGACCTCCCACCCGAGAATCTGCGCCGCTACGCCTTCAAGTTGGCGACCGGCTCGGGCAAGACCTGGGTGATGGCGATGGCCGTCGTCTGGTCGTACTTCCACAGGCAGCGCGTTTCAGGGTCCGACCTCTCGACCAACTTTCTGATCGTGGCGCCGAACGTGATCGTGTATCAGCGGCTCGAGAAGGACTTCGCCGCCAACCGCATCTTTTACGAGTTGCCGTTGATACCTCCAGAATGGCGAGGCGCGTTTTCGCTGAAGGTGATTCTGCGCGGTAAGGCAACGGAGCCCGATCCTTCCGGCAACCTGTTCCTCACGAACATCCAGCAACTCTACGAGTCGCGGGAGCAGGAGTGGACGCCTGCGAACGCCATCGAAGCGCTGCTGGGGAAGAAGCCGGTCAAGGACCTCGCTGCCTCCGGCCGGCGTTCCATGCTCGAACGGGTGAAGTCGCTTCGCGACTTGGTGGTGATAAACGACGAGGCCCACCACGTCCACGACCAGGATCTGGCCTGGAGCCAGTCCCTTCTCGCGGTTCATCAGGCGCTTCCCAACGGGCTTGCCCTCTGGCTCGACTTCTCGGCCACGCCGAAGGACCAGAACGGCATGTACTTCCCCTGGACGGTCTGCGATTACCCGCTCGCCCAGGCGGTCGAGGACCGCATCGTCAAGGCCCCGCTCATCGTCACCAAGGAGGACGACCCCAACCAGCCGAAGGATGATCCCGAGGGCGTCACCAAGGACAACATCGGCGAGAAGTACGGCTACTGGCTGCGTGCGGCGGTAGCGCGCTGGAAGGAGCACCACGAGGTCTACAGGAAGCTCGGCACGCGCCCGGTGCTCTTCATCATGGCGGAGAAGAACGCCTACGCCGATGCGATCGGCGCGTACCTGTGGAAGACGAAGGAGTTCGGCTTCAAGGAGTCGGAGGTCCTGGTCATCCACACCGACGCCGCTGGGGAGATCACCAAGAAGGACCTGGACAAGGCCCGTGAGGCGGCCCGTGACATCGACAAGGCCAAGAGCAAACTGAAGGCCATCGTCAGCGTGATGATGCTCCGCGAGGGCTGGGACGTGCGGAACGTCACCGTGGTGCTCGGGCTGCGGCCGTTCACGGCGAAGGCCGAGATCCTGCCCGAGCAAGTGATCGGCCGCGGTCTGCGGCTGATGACCCAGGTGAGCCCCGATCGCACCCAGACGCTGGAGGTGCTCGGCACCCGGAACCTTTTGAAGGTGCTGAAGGAACAGCTGGAGGCCGAAGGCGTGGGCGTCGGTAGTACGAGGAGCGACCCGCCACCGCCGGTCATCATCGCGCCGGTGCAAGAGCGACTGCAGTACGACATCGCGATCCCACTTACTAAACCCAGCCTCGCGTACGACATCCGCAAGCTCTCCGACCTCGACGTCGACACGCTGGACCCCATCTTCGATCAGACGGAGCTGGACGAGCCCTTCCGCGTGAAGCTCCGGCTCGAGTTCGCCACCACCGAGACCGAGGTCCACCAGGCCGACATCGCCGCCGGCGACCGGCCGCCTTCCGAGGTGCTATCCAGCATCACGAAGAAGGTCATCGACCGAGCGAAGCTTCCGAGCCGCTTCGCCGAGCTGTACCCGGCGGTGCGGGACTACGTGGCGAAGCGTTGTTTCGGCAAGACCGTCAACGTAGAGGACGACGCGCTGCGCTCACACCTGGCGCGCCCGGAGCTGCAGGAAGGGATCGCGAAGTACCTGGCCCGCAAGATCGCCGAGCTCACGATCGAGCGCCGCGCGATCGAGTTCGACAGGGCGGACTTCCGGCTCTCGGAGACCAAGCCCTTCAGCTGGCGGCGGAACCTGCCGCCCCTGGAGGCGGAGAAGACGGTCTTCAACTACGTGGCAACCTACAACGACTTCGAGCGCCGGTTCGCTGAGTTCCTAGACCAGGCAACAGACGTCGTCCGCTTCGCCTCCTTGGGCACGACCCAGCAGGGCGAGTCGGGCACCCAGTTCCGGGTCGACTACCTCAAGCCCAGCGGTGCGATCGGCTTCTACCACCCGGACTGGGTG is from Thermoleophilum album and encodes:
- a CDS encoding DNA methyltransferase encodes the protein MAKIEITKTELVWPGKYNEDGTLKEVPRVSLPFQVIERVNESRATRESKKGGVQQTLFDVWEGKEGETFEEGWRNKLIWGDNLLVMGSLLEKFAGKIDLIYIDPPFATGADFSFTAPIGEEGEEVYKEQSVLEEKAYRDTWGRGIQSYLSTIYDRLVVMRELLSEHGTIYVHLGYKIMHYVKLMMDEIFGTENFVNQIIWFYPDTPGRTEKRFNAKHDVILCYSNTTNYAFYANSVREEILLESKERYKSPRVLGGRSYVGGKSAEIGKVPEDVWRIPAVKGTTVEHMAFPTQKPERLLERIILASSNPGDLVADFFCGSGTTLAVAEKLGRRWIGCDLSRWAIHVTRKRLLDIPNCKPFEVLNLGKYERQYWQGVTFGDKKDKSVAERALYEYLAFILKLYGAQPVAGMAHLHGKKGKAMVHIGAVDAPVTIDEIEQALNECVALKQSELHVLGWEWEMGLAGPNNDRRRGGVMHEVARQRGVKLLLLQIPREVMEEQAAAKGDVKFFELAYFGVDILRPKPRTVAIRLTDFASPNMDELIPEDIRAKIKKWSDYIDYWAVDWDFQNDTFMQGWVAYRTRKERKLPLASDPHTYEKPGTYRVLVKVVDIFGNDTSQAYDVEVT
- a CDS encoding DEAD/DEAH box helicase family protein, whose translation is MAKAVIAYDKDLPEIPGRRPWEKPTQHLIKDPGAPTGWSVAEGRRPSRLLLVPKIREAVDAWRDGGYPGASEVTRRLFEYWFEEDHEVPGFNVPFRYYFCQREAIETLAWLVEVANARDAQELIRSYATTFKKDLLSDNITFQTTMDGRRQLRRYVPERNAEGVQDLPPENLRRYAFKLATGSGKTWVMAMAVVWSYFHRQRVSGSDLSTNFLIVAPNVIVYQRLEKDFAANRIFYELPLIPPEWRGAFSLKVILRGKATEPDPSGNLFLTNIQQLYESREQEWTPANAIEALLGKKPVKDLAASGRRSMLERVKSLRDLVVINDEAHHVHDQDLAWSQSLLAVHQALPNGLALWLDFSATPKDQNGMYFPWTVCDYPLAQAVEDRIVKAPLIVTKEDDPNQPKDDPEGVTKDNIGEKYGYWLRAAVARWKEHHEVYRKLGTRPVLFIMAEKNAYADAIGAYLWKTKEFGFKESEVLVIHTDAAGEITKKDLDKAREAARDIDKAKSKLKAIVSVMMLREGWDVRNVTVVLGLRPFTAKAEILPEQVIGRGLRLMTQVSPDRTQTLEVLGTRNLLKVLKEQLEAEGVGVGSTRSDPPPPVIIAPVQERLQYDIAIPLTKPSLAYDIRKLSDLDVDTLDPIFDQTELDEPFRVKLRLEFATTETEVHQADIAAGDRPPSEVLSSITKKVIDRAKLPSRFAELYPAVRDYVAKRCFGKTVNVEDDALRSHLARPELQEGIAKYLARKIAELTIERRAIEFDRADFRLSETKPFSWRRNLPPLEAEKTVFNYVATYNDFERRFAEFLDQATDVVRFASLGTTQQGESGTQFRVDYLKPSGAIGFYHPDWVVVQRTPAGEVNWIIETKGRVWEGTAAKDEALKTWCERVTAATDRPWRYARIDQTDFDKKRGAQTLDDLVR